The Ananas comosus cultivar F153 linkage group 6, ASM154086v1, whole genome shotgun sequence genome segment TTCGAGCGTGGTGTGCCTCGCCCGGCTGATATACATGCATGGCGATAGGTTTTTCTGCTGTTATTGTTGATGTAGTTGTAACAAGAACAACTTTCTGCTGGCACGATCTAAACGTCACTAGATATTGTCTGTGAGTTAAATGATTTAACGTCGATCTGACACACCAGCGATAAACAAGAACTGTAAGTGCATCCCAATTTTTAGCACCTGCTTCTCActatttttgttggattgaAGCCTCTTCAATGCAGGATGTTCTTCCAAGAGTCTTAACACAATGTGCACAAAATCAGGTTAGAAGTGTGTGAAAAGGATTGGGAACTCGTTGCCTACGATTGCGACAATTAAATGTGTAGTTAGCATGTTGTCGCACTAAAAAACAATGTGGAGAAACAAGGAAACTGCTATTAAAGATGACCGAAAAAGATCCAAAGAAAATGGTGCGAACCTTGACCTGAAACTGAGATGGTAGCACTTCTGGTAAGTACTCATGTATAACTTCCCGTGGTGAACAATACAACGCAGATAATCGTAAGATAAGGCAGTGCATATCCAAAGTTTTACAACTTTGCATCTATCTTGAACAATTGACATTCAATATTAAACCATAAGAGAGTTGAATAGAAAGATGAGATATCCCAACTATTACCCAATTACAATACATTAACAGAAGTGGAGTTATGAGCAAATCTAATTTACAACAACAAATCAAATAGGTGAAATGAGCATTtacgataaaaaataatttcatctTTTACTTTCAGAAAAACAAATATGCCCTTTTGTGTATGACGTGATTTTATGGCTTCTCAGGAACAGGACGATGTCCGAGTTTGCGAAAGATTGATTACATTTTATTTATAGCTAATACCTTATACTTGTGGCTCCTTGCAAATTTACCATTTTTATATTTCACCGTTAGTCAAACGAAATACCATTTCTAAAATCTATATATCGAATCTCTTTTGGACGTGGTTCGGCCCGGCCCGGCTACTTTTAAACGGGCTTTGAAAAGGTTTTTTGGTCGAGAGAGGTTtcgtcgctttttttttttttttagctctcTTTTGCCCATCCTCGTTCAAAGGtactctctcctcttctcctacCCTAAAACCCTAATATACCTCGATTTTCCAATAAAACTTGCCAAATCACCATAGATTCACGTTTTTACTagcaaattttagattttacgATGCCCATTTTTAATTTGGATGATGTTGTAATGCCTTGTAGCGTGTTttgatgtgattttttttttttttttcgattagGGCATCGATTTTGATTTGTTTGGTCCATTTTTGAGGCGTTGTAACGGAGGATCTGTTCCTTTGTTATGCGTGATTTCTCAGTATTTTTGCCTCGGATTTAGCACTTGTTGTTGGGTGTTTGGATGAACTAATTATTAagtgtattatatataaaaaaaaaaatcagaaggTGGTTAATCATTTAAGAGGAAAGCAATGATCTCAATTTCTCAGTATTCTCGAAGATGTAGTAGTTTCACTACTCGTTTAATCCTTTTCTACTCTTATTAAGCAGATTAATGGTATATTAATGTCTTTTGATGTTAATACTCTTGCCCATTTTACTACCAATCTTGCTTAAAGTGCTAATATTactgttttttgttttgtccTTTTATCTCTCCAGTTCCATGGGTTATAATTCGGATGAAGGATCCGACATTAGCGATTCGGAAATCGATGAGTGTGAAGAGAAATATTACCTGTGTTTGAAGGTAGGGGAGATCAAATTAAGAAAGAGAGGGAGGACATATAGATGCCCATTTTGTGTGTGCAAAAAGAAGCTAGATTTCGATTTGAGGGAATTGCTCCAGCATGCCTCCGGAATAGGTCTCTCCAACCGGAAGGCGAAACTGAAGGCGACCCACCGCGCCCTTGAAAAATATCTAAGAAATGACTTTGCTGAAATGGTGCAGTTATTAGCCGTAGAGTCACCACACCCTTCTAGAAACATAGATGAGCAGTTCGTGTGGCCCTGGATGGGCGTTCTCGTTAATGTGCCGAGGGATTATAAGGACGGGCGCTATGTCGGTACGAGCGGAAACATGCTAAAGGAGCAGCTATCCTGTTTCGGTCCACTAAAAGTTCATGTCTTGTGGGACCACGACGGTCACGCCGGGAAAGCTGTTGTCGACTTTTCTAAGGATTGGGTGGGCTTTATAAACGTGTTGGCCTTTGAAAAGCACTTTGAGGCGGGTAAGACCGACTCGTTAGAAAGCAAACATCAAGGGGTGGAATTAAATGGGTGGGTGGCACGCGCTGATGACTACAATGCTGCTGGTGTGTTAGGGGATCATTTGCGGAAAAAAGCAGATCTGAAAACTCTTAGCGATCTGGCCAATGAAGAATCAAGGAAGAGTGACAAGCTTCTTGCTTATTTAACCAGCCAGATCGACGTGAAGAACAAACGTTTAGAAGAGCTAGAATTCAAATACAATGAGATAAATTTGTCTCTTGATATGATGACTGAGCAGAGGGACCAGGTCGTTAATGCTTATAACGAAGGTTCGTGTAATATCAGGCTTATCTTTAGTCCTTAGTTGTTTATGTCATAAGCTTTCTTTATGCTTCTAATGGAATCTGTTCGTCGTAGTCCATATATGTCCGGTTAATTTGTTCTTATGATGTTCAAATTATATTTGGTATATAACCTATCTAAATATGATGTTTCTCAAGTGGTACTTTACACTGATAGAAGAATGTAATCTTTTAGAATCTATTTGCTGCAGACTTACTCCACTTTAATGTTATATACATTCGAATATCCCATAAATTTCTTTTGTGTGTTCTTTATTAAATTTTGCAAGTGCTAAAGACATACATTACTGGTTGATTGGAAGGGATGTTAAAGCCAGTTGATCGGAACAGTATGATTTATGGCCTCTTATCGCTCAAGAACCTGAAACTCTTCATTTTATCTTCTTGTGTAACTCCTGTTGTGTATTAGTTAATAAGGCTGCCAATGCAAATTAGTTTAGTTCAAATTTGATCAGAACATTGTTTTAGCAGCATTACCAGTTTGCTTTGTTCATAGTTAATGAGTAGCAAGTTTACTTCTCTCAAAGTTCTGTATGAACCTCCTTATTAGCGGTTATCATTGATCAACCACATCCTTACTTTTCACCCCATTTTTTCCATGTATGTGCTGTGTCAGAGATCCAAAAGAACAAAAAGCTGCAAGCGGAACTGGAATCTAAAATGAGGGAACTAGACGTACGACAAGAACAACTGGAGAAACTGGTTGCGCAAAGTGAGAGCGACAAAAGAAAACTTGGTGCTGAATCAGCGGGCCCATCGACTGATAACTTTAACGCACGATCTCCTAGCGAAGAAGTGGACACTGTTGAGATTGTCGAGAAGGTGAGGGAGTTTAGCATATAAGTAACAAGGAAGAAGCAGTGCAACATCAAAGCGCACTGTCGGGCAGCACAAATCACGAATGAGAGGCGtgattttaaatttgcattttAGATCTTAGGTTCATTGGGTCTTAAAGAGTAGGGTTTCTGTTTTCTGATTATCTTGGCCTGTATTACTGTAGTTCTTGTGGTGCCTTGTGCTCTATGCTATGTTTAACCACACACTTGGCTCAGTCCCATGACTATCTAGTACTTCCTAGCTATGCATTTTTGTGCTATATGTACGCATAGCTAAAGCTTCATATACTGTGATGGaatcgtttttatctttttatgttAGCATACATAGTATATCATATTTTTGTATgcttattttattctattgaCAAAATGTGTGGTCTAATGATCTTCTCTTGCTTCGTGTTACGAGGGGATATGGACCATTTAAGCCCCCCATGTTGGGGTATATGAAAATATTGAGGCTTTTGTGCTTTAATATATGCaatcttaaatttaatatatgagaTATGATATAAAATAAGAGAGGCTCTTCACGTATCTGTGAGCGTTGTTCGGTCTAAAAACTGAAAACTCAAACTGAATCGACTTATTTTGGTTGGCTgaaaatattactttttattaataatttgtttcagtttgattttacaaatttaaggataaaaaataattaaccaaATCAAAGAAACTAAATATGCGATACTTAAACACGCGCGAAATCGAACCGTCTACTTTTCGAAACCCGCTACAAAAGGGTCGGGCCCAACTCGAATCCGGCCCACACCAAAACCCTAACAATGAACCCCTCGCTCTCCCCGATCGATTGATTCATTACTCGTACCCCTCCTCTTCGTGCTCTCCTCTCCACTCCGTTCTCCGACCTACGGAGCTTTCGCTCGATGTAGGATCGGTAAATCTCTGCCTtttgtcctctctctctctctctctctctctctctctctctctctctcggtaaATCAGTGCTTttaattaatcctttttttaatccttttttcGTCTTTGTTCTTCACAATGTGGATTTTTAGCAAATAATCCGTAGTATTATGCTGCATTTTTGTTCAAGTTTTTGTTGATCTTCCGTAAAGTGAGTAAACAAGGTTTAGG includes the following:
- the LOC109712141 gene encoding protein INVOLVED IN DE NOVO 2-like; its protein translation is MVALLEQDDVRRFRRFFFFFSSLLPILVQSSMGYNSDEGSDISDSEIDECEEKYYLCLKVGEIKLRKRGRTYRCPFCVCKKKLDFDLRELLQHASGIGLSNRKAKLKATHRALEKYLRNDFAEMVQLLAVESPHPSRNIDEQFVWPWMGVLVNVPRDYKDGRYVGTSGNMLKEQLSCFGPLKVHVLWDHDGHAGKAVVDFSKDWVGFINVLAFEKHFEAGKTDSLESKHQGVELNGWVARADDYNAAGVLGDHLRKKADLKTLSDLANEESRKSDKLLAYLTSQIDVKNKRLEELEFKYNEINLSLDMMTEQRDQVVNAYNEEIQKNKKLQAELESKMRELDVRQEQLEKLVAQSESDKRKLGAESAGPSTDNFNARSPSEEVDTVEIVEKVREFSI